DNA from Fusarium falciforme chromosome 7, complete sequence:
CTCATTGTCACACTTGACACGCCGCCTCCGACAGGTCCCACAAGCCTGAGCAGCGCGCTTGCGAGGATACGTGGGACGACTGGCGTCTGGTGGAGGTCGCTTGGATGACCCTGTTGACATTGCAATGGCGAAAACAGTGGAGATGAAGGGGCGCGGAGAGCAGGAAGTGAGAGAGAGCTGAAGGCTGAATAAGACAGCGGAAAGACGGATGAGGACGGCCAAGGGCGCTGAAGTGAGGTCCGCGGAAAGCCGGGAAAGAACACACTGGAAAAGTGGGACAGGTTTTTCGGAGAGGGACCGAGTTATACTCTATTTGCGCTAGCCCGAGAGGCTATTGAGACTGTACCAAGAGAACGTCACGTCATCAACTCTGCACCAACCTGGTACAGCACTGTAATAGGGGACTTGGCTTCATTTAGTCAGCAGTCAAGATGAGGTGACTTATATCCCGTCAAGGGAGGTACTGGTTATTCCCATTCAGACGACCAAGTGCCATTCCCACCACGCAATCAGAAGACGGTCGTGGTATTCCCCccaacatcttcatcatgggaGACATTTCTAGCTTCTTATCAGAGGATAAGTCGTTGTTCGACGTTGAACAAGTCTTGAAGGAGTTGACAACGCTTGAAAAGATTGATCTCCTAGCAGGTAAGTACAGTCTTAACAACTACCAATCTTCCATTTGCTCATACTGGTCTCCCTCCAGGTGTCGACTTCTGGCACACCAAGGCGGTCCCTCGACTCAATGTTCCCTCGATTCGAATGTCAGATGGCCCCAATGGGGTCCGAGGTACCAGGTTCTTCAACGGTGTGCCCGCAGCCTGCTTCCCATGCGGTACTGGCCTTGCAGCGACTTGGAATACAGGCCTTCTTCGCGAAGCTGGGCACCTAATGGGCACAGAGGCGAGGGCAAAAGGCGCCCACGTGCTGTTAGGTCCCACGGTCAATATGCAGCGGAGTCCTCTTGGCGGGCGAGCTTTCGAATCCTTCTCCGAGGACCCTGTCCTGTCCGGAGACTGCGCGTCAGCCATTATAAACGGCATACAGAGTACTGGAGTTGTGGCATCGATCAAGCACTTTGTGGCTAACGACCAGGAACATGAACGTATGGCTGTCGACTCGCTTGTTACGGAACGGGCTTTGCGAGAGATCTATGCTCTTCCCTTTCAGATCGCCGTGAGGGACTCGAATCCTGGGTCGTTTATGacatcttataataaggtcaATGGTGTGCACGTGAGTGAGAACCTGAACATGATCGAGAAGATTGTCCGAAAAGAATGGGGATGGCAGGGCCTGGTGACGAGCGATTGGTGAGTTacgaagcagcagcaaaggCAGTGGTTCATCATCCACCAGAACTGCTCTACAATGTTGGAGGTGAGCTGACACTGGAAAGGTACGGGACATACTCAACAGTTGAATCCCTCGAGGCCGGACTGGACATTGAAATGCCGGGCCCGACCCGTTGGCGCGGACAGATGCTCCTCCACGCACTCATGTCCAGGAAGATTGACATGGAGGTCATAAACGAGCGAGTTAGGCAGGTCCTGAAGCTTGTACACCGAGCCGTGCAGACAGGTATTCCTGAAAATGCACCTGAGCAGGGTCGGGACACCCCAGAAACGGCGTCCCTTTTGAGAACGATTGCGAGCGAAGCTATCGTCCTTCTGAAGAATGAGAATAACGCACTTCCTTTCAAGAAGGATAAAAAGGTGAGACAAAGATGAGCTGTACCAAAACATTGCAGGTATTGACACATATTTCCCAGGTCGTTGTCATTGGCCCTAATGCCAGGACAGCTGTCTACTGCGGCGGCGGATCAGCTACTCTACGTCCATACTATGCCGTCCTCCCCTTCGAGGGCATTGCTAAAAAGGCCGAAAATCTCTCGTATTCGATCGGTTGTTACTCCCACAAGATGTTGCCACTTCTCGGGTCACAACTTCGAACCGACGATGGTCGAAGCGGCGTCACCTTTAAAGCCTTCACTTCCCCCGACACAGTCAAAGATCGAGTCCCCGTTGATACTTTACATCTGGATACCACGGACATGTACTTCGCCGACTACTATCACCCTGAAATTACCGAGAACCTCTGGTGGGGAGAGATTGAGGCTCTTttcgaggctgaggagacTGGTGACTTCATGTTTGGGCTCACTGTATTCGGAACGGCTAGGCTCTATGTCGACGATGAGCTTGTGGTCGATAATGAGACCACGCAACGCCCCGGAGGAACCTTCTTCAATGTTGGCACTGTTGAGGAGACCGGGGTGAGACACCTAACCGCTGGGCAAACATACAGGATCAGAGTTGTTTTTGCCAGCGGTGCCGCGTCAAAACTTGGTGATGCCGAGGGTGTTGTTTCTTATGGCAGCGGCGGCCTAAGAATCGGAGGGGCCAGAGTGATTGATCCGGAAGACGAGATTGCCAAGGCTGTGGAGTTGGCCAAGACGGCTGATCAGGTCGTCTTGTTTGTTGGCCTCAACTCTGACTTTGAGCAAGAGGGCCATGACCGTCCTCACATGGACCTCCCCGGACGGACTGATGAGCTTGTGTCGGCGGTGGCAGCGGTCAATCCGAAGACAGTCGTGGTTGTTCAGTCCGGATCACCTGTTACCATGCCTTGGGCTGACTCGGTTGCCGCGGTAGTACAAGCGTGGTACGGCGGTAACGAGACCGGAAATGCCATTGCGGATATTCTATTCGGCGACGTCAACCCCTCAGGGAAGCTGCCCCTGTCCTTCCCCATTCATGTCGAGGACAACCCGGCTTTCTTGAACTATCGCTCGGAGCATGGTCGGGTTCTTTACGGAGAGGATATTTACGTCGGTTACCGATTCTACGAGACAACCAAGCGACCTGCTCTGTGGTCATTTGGTTCTGGACTATCATACACTACTTTCGACCTGCTGGATCTTTCCATTCAGAAAGATCAAAGGGATGGGCGCGAGATTCTCCTTGTTGACGTTGGTGTCAAGAACACTGGCCCCGTTGATGGTGCCCAAGTGGTCCAGGTATACGTTGCCGCCCGGTCCTCGTCAGTCAAGCGTCCGATGAAAGAGCTCAAGGGGTTCTCAAAGGTCTTTGTCAAAGCTGGTGAAACAGCCGTTGCCAAGATTTCTATCGAGAGGAAATATGCCGCGAGCATCTGGGACGAGACGAGGCATCAAtgggtggaggaggcgggGACATATGATGTCCTAGTGGGAGATTCCAGCTCAAACATTCAGCTGAAGGGCCATTTTGAGGTTTCGGATACAACCTGGTGGTCTGGCCTGTAAGGTAGATGCTACTTGGAGGAAGAGATAAATCAAGGTCGGATACCAGTCATGAAgaagtcttttttttctggtAGTACTTGGCCAATGACCCCTGAAGTACTACATGGTCCGGGGTATCGGAGCATTCTCCTTCAATCCCCTCACGTAACATTGAGTTGTCAGAACCAACATGTCTTCAACCAACAGACCAGGGGTTATCCACCAACCACAAATGCCTGAGCCCCCAGTCTTCCAGCATATGCGCCGCCCGCCCACGTCAACCCCGCTCGTTTTCAGTGCGCAAAGTGGCGTGATTTCAAGGTTGTCGAAGCGGACGCACATGTTATTACTGGTCCTCGGCGATTAGGTGCTGCTATAAGAGTAGACGTTGACTATCGTCCGTGATGAGTTTTGCATCTACTTCTCCCCCTCTTTTTGCACGCTGCTACCCACGAAAACATGGCTCAAGAAGAAACCACCGCTCCGGAATCGCCGGCTCAGGCCCAACCCCAGCCACCCTCGACGCAGGCTGACCCGCAGCTGCCGGACCTTGCAGGACAGGAGCCTCTACAGGTCGGAAACGTGAGTGGCTCTTTAAATTAGAGTTTCATGATCCCGACCGCCGACACTGACGCGTTATTTCTAGGacgttgaagatgacggaTACGCTGCCTCGTGAGTCTGGCCTTGAAAGACTTGAGTGATGGATGAGTGTATAACCAATTTCCAAGTGAAGCATCAGCTAGCGTTCTCTCTTCGCTCAACTCGAGTGTTTTCCACTACAAGTAGGTCTCAAAGTCCGACCGAGTTTTTTAAATGGTGGTTAGTGACTTTTATAGGTACGAGGTTTGTGTCAGATAACAGAGCATGACGCTGCCAGCACTCTTACACGAAGCATAGAACGGCCGTCGTTATCATGCGTTCCGGGAGGGTGCATATCTAGTGGTAGGCCGCCGCCAATGCCTCCATGCATTCCTGAATTCTCATTCCGTTGCTAATCTGAGTTGGTACAAACTTATAGCCcaatgacgatgaagagcagGACCGCATGGACTTGGGACACCACATTTATAGTCTGCTCCTTGGAGGAGAACTTTATCGCGCCCCTATCGGAAAAAACCCGCAGCGTGTCCTTGACCTGGGCACCGGCACTGGCATCTGGGCCATGGACTTTGCAGAGTTGGGCCCCTTTAAACGTCCCTTCAAGGTGAAATAGCTACTGATACTTGTCGAATAGCCAGCATCCTTCCGCAGAGGTCGTCGGCACCGACTTGAGCCCCATCCAGCCCAGGTGGTATGGCGTTCCTGGGTCCTGTCACTTGGTTCAAGGCTGACTAGAACAGGACACCGCCCAACTGTACGTTCGAGGTCGATGATTTAGAGCAGGATTGGGTCTATCACAACAAGTTTGACTATATCCACGCCCGCGAGCTGGGAGGGTGCGTCGCCGATGATGGCAAGCTTTTCCGTCAAGCCTTTGAGCATCTTGCCCCCGGTGGCTACTTTGAGATGCAAGCTGTTTATCCTCGCTTCCTATCCGATGATGACACGGCCAAGCTGGCAAAGGACGCCCAGTTTTGGATGAAGAACATCTGCGAGGGCGCCGTCAAGTTTGGTAAGCCCCTCGACTCAGCGCCAGGGTGgctggagaagatgaaggccgCTGGATTCGTCGATGTCAAGCAGGAGATTCGCAAGGTTAGTCCCATAATCTACACACACAAACAGCGTCTATGCTAAAACCTGGATACTTAATAACAATGCTTAGTTTCCCATGGGCGGTTGGGCGAAAGATACGAAACTCAAGGAGATTGGCAGGCATGCACTCATCCAGGAGCAGCAGGTAATTGACTCGTATACGCCTGGCATTTTTTCCCGCGTGCTTGGATGGGACGAGAAAGAGATCCAGGTCCTGATCGCAAAGGTGAAGAATGACCTCAAGAATCCTGCCATCCACCTATATGTACCTTGTTATCTCATCTGGGGTAAGAAGCCGGAGGCATGAGTGCCGTACTTCTTGTCATTGGTAACGTCTCTGAAAGAGGCCTCTGCCACAATAACGAAAGACATAGTTATCAATGTATGGCGACATTAACACCCAATCCCCAAAAATATAAACATTACGGAGTAGACTCTCGTTGTCCACCTGACACTGTTTTCCCCATCCTCAAGTACGCGGCCTTGCGTTTGTCACTTTCACCCCCAGCGACGTGCTTAGTCTCAGAGCCCATATGACATATAGGCAGGTTGAAAAAAGATCAGAGAAGAAACTAAATCAATACAAAAAGGTCATAGAAGTTACCCGCATCATGGTCATTTGCCGGTTCGAGGCGGTCCAAATACCAATGAAGATCAGAGGCGTTATCTGCTCCCCACCAACAGTTAAAGTATCCAACCCTTTCATATATTCCACTACTTCGGTCGGCCACGCTTAATCTGTGAAGCGTAAATCCGCCGTCTGCGACCATTTTGTTTTCGAGTACTAGCAGTAGACAGATAAGTTGCTGACCCGTGAGTTGGCTAATATCCTCGTCAAACTTCATATTAATAGGTGGCAACTGCCACGGAGTTGGATTATGTGTAAAACTAGCAGGTTTAAGGGTTGGTTGATTGTGCGACTTGAGTAACGCCGTTTCCAGAGCTCTGGTCAAAACATGACTTTTTAGACGGAGGAAGTTTCACCCACTTCATCCACTTCCCTGCTACATAGCTGACGGTAATGCAATCTACTGATGTTGTGATTTTCTGGCATGGTAACTATCTTGAACTTCCCATAACAATATGACCTAATGGCGTTCGTTGTAGTCGCTGTGCTTTCTAATGCCTTGAAGTATAGTAGGGAGgaaagatagctatttatccCTCGGCATCCGGCTGATCCGGGAGCCCATGGACCGGCGATGCCGGTGGAAGCTGACGATCTAGGTTGTTGAGATTGATCTAGGTTTGAAACCTCTATCTAGGTTTGATCGGAACTATGGTACGGATCCGGACCTATGCAGAGCTGAGTTTTCCTATCAGACCTATTCGTCTGACATTAAGGAAGATTCAAGAATAAGTCATCAAAAAGCCTGTTTCCCTCAGACTGGTAGCTTGAGACATAATTGTCTCCCCAAGGCTGCATCCACGTGTCTGCAAGTTCGTCAGTAAATATTCTCTGGTTTCATGTCATGTAAACCTACCGTATGTCGTAGCTGGCTTCGACTGGCAAAGCCAAATGATAGTATTGTTCAGGCCATCCCTCATGCCGTTGCTGGGAAACTCTGAGAGCACGGCAGAATACTCTTCCGTGGTGATGCCGAGGAAGGGCCCCTGGAAATCGGACAAAATTCCGTTGCCTGTAGTTACAACCTCGAGTTCTTTGTAGTTGAAGATACTAGGTTGGGTATGAAGAGCAATAGCGTCCCAAACAAGCTGTACTCTTCGCTCATCCCACTTTTTACCATGTATGTTATTCTGGATAAATTCTCTGGCGGCAATTGCACCATCCACCTCGAATCTCTTATCATGGCTTACAAATGGCGAGCCGGGAGTTTGGTCCCAACCCAAGTCGTGAAGAAGAGCAGCCACAGCATGCACCTCCAAGTCCACAGTGTTGCGAAGGGTCTCGTTGTGTTCGATGACAATGGCGCCAAATAGCCAGCTCCGCATGATATGCCTGTAGGTAAAGTCACTGCTGTGTTTGAGGGCGTAGTCATGGGCGGCGCGCACGATTGGAGTGTCGACAACTTTGACACCAGCAATCGTTCGTCGAGGCACAGTATGACGGTAGGCAAGGCCGTTTTTTGCGGTAGGTGAAGCCTGAGCTGGCCCAAACGACAGAGCCAGCAGAAGCAAGAGAAGTTTTGCAATTTTAGGGTACACCATTGTGAAAAGAAATTTGGGAGTTGGACAATATCTTCAAAGAGGTGGAAGTAGGACACTGGATTATTTTGGACAGACTCCTGAGTACTGACCAGAACAGAAATCCAACTTATATCTCGCAATTGCTGACTTGTGAAGCACCGGGGTGGCACTCATTTCATGGGTAAGCATCCCGCTTTCTCAGCCATTCAGCCGAAAATAATGATTTCATCTTATTCAGTAATCATTAATGCAGGATCAACGGGACAGAATTCTTCCATATGGACTTAAATCCGGAAGGTAGTCGGATATAAAGACACTTGGTCCACGTTGCTTACCAACACGAGACGGAAAAAAGGCATCGAAAGGTGTACCTTGATGTGGAGAAAAGGAAGAGTTATTTCACAATTGCATAATCTATTGGACTGGAATTTCCGTACCTTTCCTTCCACAATTTTATTTGTCATATTTGTAGCTATATCACTTGACTACTTATTGTCTTTTGTCGTCGGATCCGAACAGCGACGGTCAATCGGCAAATTACTTCGAACTTTTCACCCCGCATCCATACAAGATCCGACACCTATCGGATATACTTGGCAGCGGTGTGCTATTGACCATTCTCATTCGGCACTAACTAGTAATCCGAGGATGAGCTTGATAGCCGTTTACTAGGCAAGTTCATTGTAATGCCCGGGCGTTAACGGATATATCCTAAGTTATTCCTCGCATCCCACTGGGGAGGAGGGAATACAATGGTTTTGTAAGCCTCGGAAAATATGTAAgcagccaagcccaagcaagGTTGTAGCCTTGTACCGACGTCCCCAGCGGACATGGTTCTTTCTGAGTCTGCTCCACAAGACCATTGTTGACTCTTGAGTTTCTTCTGTAGAAGCTAGTATTGGCTGGAAGGTTAACTGATTGTTGTAGCTAGACGAACTTGTTTTTCATTCGAATTTGGTTGAACTTCTCCTACGGTGTTGTTTATACAGTTCTCTCGAGGCGGACAATCATGGTCCAAATGCGTAACTCGCCCCCTCAGGTAAATGATATGCTAGAGAGTAAAAATCTCGATAATACACCCCGTGGACACTCGAGGATATAATAGTAAGAACTCGAGATACACGCACTGTCA
Protein-coding regions in this window:
- a CDS encoding Beta-glucosidase; translation: MGDISSFLSEDKSLFDVEQVLKELTTLEKIDLLAGVDFWHTKAVPRLNVPSIRMSDGPNGVRGTRFFNGVPAACFPCGTGLAATWNTGLLREAGHLMGTEARAKGAHVLLGPTVNMQRSPLGGRAFESFSEDPVLSGDCASAIINGIQSTGVVASIKHFVANDQEHERMAVDSLVTERALREIYALPFQIAVRDSNPGSFMTSYNKVNGVHVSENLNMIEKIVRKEWGWQGLVTSDWYGTYSTVESLEAGLDIEMPGPTRWRGQMLLHALMSRKIDMEVINERVRQVLKLVHRAVQTGIPENAPEQGRDTPETASLLRTIASEAIVLLKNENNALPFKKDKKVVVIGPNARTAVYCGGGSATLRPYYAVLPFEGIAKKAENLSYSIGCYSHKMLPLLGSQLRTDDGRSGVTFKAFTSPDTVKDRVPVDTLHLDTTDMYFADYYHPEITENLWWGEIEALFEAEETGDFMFGLTVFGTARLYVDDELVVDNETTQRPGGTFFNVGTVEETGVRHLTAGQTYRIRVVFASGAASKLGDAEGVVSYGSGGLRIGGARVIDPEDEIAKAVELAKTADQVVLFVGLNSDFEQEGHDRPHMDLPGRTDELVSAVAAVNPKTVVVVQSGSPVTMPWADSVAAVVQAWYGGNETGNAIADILFGDVNPSGKLPLSFPIHVEDNPAFLNYRSEHGRVLYGEDIYVGYRFYETTKRPALWSFGSGLSYTTFDLLDLSIQKDQRDGREILLVDVGVKNTGPVDGAQVVQVYVAARSSSVKRPMKELKGFSKVFVKAGETAVAKISIERKYAASIWDETRHQWVEEAGTYDVLVGDSSSNIQLKGHFEVSDTTWWSGL
- a CDS encoding HD domain-containing protein codes for the protein MVYPKIAKLLLLLLALSFGPAQASPTAKNGLAYRHTVPRRTIAGVKVVDTPIVRAAHDYALKHSSDFTYRHIMRSWLFGAIVIEHNETLRNTVDLEVHAVAALLHDLGWDQTPGSPFVSHDKRFEVDGAIAAREFIQNNIHGKKWDERRVQLVWDAIALHTQPSIFNYKELEVVTTGNGILSDFQGPFLGITTEEYSAVLSEFPSNGMRDGLNNTIIWLCQSKPATTYDTWMQPWGDNYVSSYQSEGNRLFDDLFLNLP